tgtgtgattCCGTATAAAtgtacctgctctgtgatagtctcagaggtccgtttagagcgcagagagcatcatgaagaacaaggaacacaccaggcaggtccgagatactgttgtggagaagtttaaagccggatttggatacaaaaagatttcccaagctttaaacatcccaaggagcactgtgcaagtgataatattgaaatggaaggagtatcagaccactgcaaatctacgaagacccggccgtccctctaaacttccAGCTATTACAAGGAGAAGACtaatcagagatgcagccaagaggcccatgatcactctggatgaactgcagagatctacagctgaggtgggagactctgtccataggacaacaatcagtcgtatactgcacaaatctggcctttatggaagagtggcaagaagaaagccatttcttaaagatatccataaaaagtctcgtttaaagtttgccacaagccccctgggagacacaccaaacatgtggaagaaggtgctctgctcagatgaaaccaaaattgaactttttggcaacaatgcaaaacgttatgtttggcgtaaaggcaacacagctcatcaccctgaacacaccatccccactgtcaaacatggtggtggcagcatcatggtttgggcctgcttttcttcagcagggacagggaagatggttaaaattgatgagaagctggatggagccaaatacaggaccattctgcaaaagacctgagactgggacggagatttgtcttccaacaagacaatgatccaaaacataaagcaaaatctacactggaatggttcacaaataaacatatccaggtgtaagaatggccaagtcaaagtccagacctgaatccaatcgagaatccgtggaaagaactgaaaactgctgttcacaaacgctctccatccaacctcactgagcccgagctgttttgcaaggaggaatgggcaaaaatttcagtctctcgatgtgcaaaactgatggacgtaccccaagcgacttacagctgtaatcgcagcaaaagctggcgctacaaagtattaacttaagggggctgaataattttgcacgcccaatttttcagttttttatttgttaaaaaagtttgaaatatccaataaatttcgttccacttcatgattgtgtcccacttgttgttggttcttcacaaaaaattacagttttatatctttatgtttgaagcctgaaatatggcaaaaggttgaaaagttcaagggggccgaatactttcgcaaggcactgtatctTTTGCTTCAAGATTCCGGAGTGCACACCCATGTTTTTCACTTCCCAGATCTTTAGCTAAACTGTCTGGAACTCAGACCTCATCAGCTTTGGTCCCTTGCTCACGCAAATCTGTACCTTCCTTCACCATCTCTGCACATTTTTGTAATAAAGTCTGTTAAGTTTTATTCACTCTCCTGTGCTCTATGTCTGCACCTGGGGCCACCAAATACAAGCTTTAACAGAAAATGCTTGCGACAACAgtccttttattattatatattatatattatcaaGGATGATACACAGCACTGCAGCTAATTTTAACGTCatcttattttagttttagttttatgtcATGAGGACACATGCGTTAGGGCTGTTAAGATAAACCCGTGCCTCGTCCTATCAGTGTATacttaaatcacacacacacacacacaaacgtgtgcacacacatttatgcGTTTTtacacccatgcacacacaaacacaccttttCCATTTCATCTAGATAGCAGTCAACAAAGTCCCTTGGCTCTCCAGGCACTCTGGTGTTCTTGTGCTCAGTCACCAAGCGCTTCACAAGATTCTGACAAGTCTGAAAAACATATGTCAACATtcataattaacattaatttatttattttttccactgACAAAATAcctatgtgttgtttttatcacATATGTGTGTGAGGTGGGAAGAAAATCCATTGTACTATTGATGCTCATATAAttttttctatatatttatttatatatatttaatgctaAATCTCAAATATTTTCAATTTAGGCTTTTTAAAGAATtaattatacatatttacaataaatatctaGGTCCAATTAACATACCTCAACATTCCTAAAGGCCTTGGTGAAGGGCAGCGGCAGGTTATGAATAATGGGAAGACTGTCATAcagctgtaaaaataaataaagataaatcatttgtttttttaatacaagcATGCAGATTCTGCTGTCTGGCAAGTCTTAAATGTCTGTGAAGATGGAAAGTGTGTCTCTGGAATGTGTGGCATGCTGAGAAATACCAAGAGACCAACAGCTACTGCAGAAGTGTTGTAGAACCATCGCCTAAAAGAGGAGCTGGAGAAAGATATGGCCAAACCCTCtaatccatttttttttaactgagactgtgggccttccctcagacaaagctccttttgataactaatgtaacaactaatgtaatatttatataaCTTCCATTCACCGAGTCTCCCCTGAAAAAGTTTGAAGCCCCCTTGGAGAGGCACACATCCCACTTTGAAATCCTCTGCTCTAATCCACACCCAATAGGTCAATGTGCCCTGGTGCACTTTGCAGGTGAGTATGACACAAGTATCAGCACCACCGGGTCTGAGAATAACATTCTTTCTCAGAAAAAAAGGTTAGAGTGCTCAATCCCCAAACAGATGCCCCACATTTACTGTGACTCCTGTAACAACATATGTTGGTCAGACGGTCGgtcagtcagtccaccactttggtccagatttTTTATCTAGTGCCACCAAGAgatcaaaatgttaatttgttacTTATTACCAAATGACCACACAACTAATTCAGCCTAAACTGTACGTTTTCATTAGTGCAAATTAACAAATTTTACTCAAAGCACAGGGTTACCTTAGAAACATGCTTTGACTCACCATAGCCCATGGTCCATTAGCTATCTTGGCAATCTCAGTGAAACATTGAACAATCACTTTGATGAACTCATCATCATACTCGTAGCGTGTACCAAACAGAACCTGGCAGATGATGTTGGAAGCCGCATTATGAAACATAAGTCGAGGACTGAAGCTTTTGCCTGTAAAAGACAAAATGTAGATTGAAGTATGACACAGCACTGAACAACAATACAAAAGAACATTACACTAACAATACACAATGCAAAATCAACCAGTCAACACAAGTTTACGCAGTGagcagaaagtgacagagagATAAAGGGCAATGGAACACAATGGACACCTCTTTAAAAGACCTCCACAAAAATCCACTGACATGAACGTAAATGGAAATTGATATTATAATATTTGTGGTGTCACCGATTAAAGTTATACCAATGCTCTTTTCCAGTGTATCAATGGTGTATCGCAGCTCTCCGTGAATCCTCTCCTCCATGGAATCCTTCCCCAGACCAAAGTTCCTCAAAGTCATCAGAGCAAAGCGACGATGATCCCTCCAAAAAGAGCCATAATCTGCCAGAATCACTCCTTCAACAGGTGTAGTGACACAAAGAGTGTACAGTGTGAGTTTACAGGTCATCTACTGTAACATTTTCTCTAAATATTACTATCCAATGAGATCAGTGCTGTTTTATTCCAGAGCTAGATTTGGAGCCTGTTTCAGTATTTAATCTCCACAGtactttaatgtgtttttttttactgacatttCTGGATTAGGAAggtaaattattaattaaaactaTCGTCCTTTAAGCATGCTTTCCTGCGATTATAAGATTCTAGTTCTTTATCTCAGGCCATGTATTAgcaaataatatacagcagctGCTAAAAACAAAGTAACTGCTGGATAACTTGGGGCAGAAAAAGCTGTTGATTAGTCTTAAATTAATGTGATGAGGCCTTTACAAACTAAACATCCCATCTCTGAACCCTTTTAAGTACAGCGAGGGGTCTGGCAGGGCTGCTCAGTTCCCTACTTTTCATTTTTGGATTTGAACCACTAACATGTGTGATTCATTCCTACAGTGATAGTTATTAAGATACCTCGGGATTGATATTTACCCTCCATTACAGTCGGTGGTTCCAAATGATTATAATGCtattaataaaaattttaaatagaCTTGTACAGAtggctgtgtctgtgtttccagATGGACATTCCCCCTggaaaaaacattgtttgtgtgtatgctgtGTCATAAAAGCAATACAAATATgctcacaaaaaaagaaaagttgttgCACTCAGTCTGCTAATCATACTTCGGTTTAAACCCTTCCACAATAAGAGTGAACTACACACTTTAGTgtacaatttgtttttcttagaATGACAATAAATACCATAGAACTGCCTTTGACAAAGATATACAAGGCAAAAGGTTACCTTTACTTCTAGCCCAGGAGCTTGTGTCTCCCTTGTCACCATTCCCGTTTAACATTGTGTCCAGTGTATGTGTGGATAgtgcacattttcatttactggCATAATGATGGCAATAAAAACCTATTCACTGCACTACgtttttatttactatttagtAAAACTGGTAACTGCTCCATCCCTACATATAGTATATGCATGGAAAGAGATACATtacatgtgtaaaatgtaattcatgCTCTACCCTGTGACATATTATGTGTTCTACCTTTCCTGTCGATGACGTCATTGATAAACAAGTCTTTTGGTCGTCCAGCAAAATCAGTGGCCTTGGTCACTAAAGCCTCCTTCATGGCCTTCACCCCATTAATGATTACAGCTGGTTTGGAACCGATGAACAGACTGTAAACATCTCCATAAGACTTCCTCAACTGGGAGAGAACAAGATGACATGTCAGTGTTTGAAATACATACATATCACATAACTTAAGAGGGATGTCACTCTTACATGTGGCAAATTCACGgaaatcacaaaaacacatttgtccaCTTAGTTCAGTTCAGTAACTACAATagtgaataatgaataataaacagCAATGTCTATTTCCACAAGCTTTGTAGTGATAACAGTGGTGTCTGTAGATAGTCCTCCACGACATTGTTTCCATATAGAGAGTTTGCTGGTTTTTTTATGTTGAGCACTACAAAGCTGACACCTTCCACTTACATTGtattgaaaatatttgattaacaAGACCTTGGACTCATATTGGGTGCCAGTTATACAATGTCCTATCTGCCAAAATGACACTGGATACAGTCCAAGTTCACAGGCAGCCAACTCTGTGCAGACAATGACAATATGTTATGCAATCACATGAAAACAGTAGCAGTGCTGTTGTAAGTAACTCTTGCCCTTATACATCATATATTGCACAGATGCTAGTTGCTTtcacatgtatttgttttacactGTAGTAGCACAGCAACTCTTCAAACTATTACTGTCGAAAAGCAGCACAGTAGCCACATGTGTGTGACAGAAATTACATCAGTGCCATAAAATTTTAAGGCACTGGAAGAACAACATCAGTCATTTCAGAATTTTTCTTACTCTCTCAAAGTCCTTCAAGGGGTTCTCTAGGTTCAGGTGCAAAATGTTCCCCAGTATCGGCAAGGCAGTGGGTCCCGGTGGAAAGTTCTTGGGCCTCCGGGATTTCAGCTGAAGGATGATGAAGACAACACAGAGGCATAGCAGGGTGACTGAAGCAAACATGGTGGAAACTGAACAGGCAAGCTGAATGACTTGCTTTAAAGGTGTAGCTCAGCTCTTAGCCCTGCCTCTACAGGCTGTGTACTTTGCTTCCCAGTACTTAAAGGTGAATGGGAACATCAAACAGAAACACTTTGAGCAGCATGAGATCTGACAGGCTTTGGCATGAACTATCCACCATCAACTAGCATGTAGCTGTTGTTGAGTTccccatcttttagtgactgctgttcaatctcttAGTTGTCAGAAATTTTGGTAGCTAACAcaacagtactttagcttagccgttagcgactttagcttagcagctagcgacgGCTTCTCTCgcagtcgcagtctaacacacttctctgctcctcgatttcaggagttacttagtgaaaatcctatagtgacggtgtctgtcccccgaccactgaaatgatttaaatcaaaggtaaacagaagaggagctgtgcataaaaacctcataaaaattaaaaccacaagagcaatagtgcaaaagaataggaaaattaaatgtggactcaaaaaaagcaacgaaacctgcaatagaacagagaggggggcttggggaggaaacaaacaataaacaaacaaaaacaaacaataaaaataataataatagtaaaagacaaccagccgaacagcagcaatgaacagctgacatagtaagacaactaagagaaaaattaaaacaagaaacagtccagcacactaaataagcaacacagcacagccacgagagctggaataataacaattaatttaaataagtaactgaaagaaaagcatcaggaataattctaccagggacaacctaaatttgtttgtgtctgtgtgcgtgtgggtaaatgtgtctgtatgtgtgtgtgcacatgtgtgtgctgtagtgaacaacggtgtggatttgtgcattttacattgaataaatttggagctaccctaaattcctttctcctccccagagaagatggggaggggtcaaagttgctttctctaagtgctagcccgaccataaaactggcacctttttgattccaaagctgataacgcggggcctgactgttaaactgacaaaggggcacgagccagccattggcatctccctgaacagcctataaAAACTGGCCctccacacacgtttccgtggcaactgaccttattctttgttttattaccacatcaaagggatactccttgtctcaacccaagtgtgacatgttccagacactgaactttcaatgtaaaaggactgcag
Above is a window of Micropterus dolomieu isolate WLL.071019.BEF.003 ecotype Adirondacks unplaced genomic scaffold, ASM2129224v1 contig_13630, whole genome shotgun sequence DNA encoding:
- the LOC123966529 gene encoding cytochrome P450 2F2-like isoform X1, translated to MFASVTLLCLCVVFIILQLKSRRPKNFPPGPTALPILGNILHLNLENPLKDFERLRKSYGDVYSLFIGSKPAVIINGVKAMKEALVTKATDFAGRPKDLFINDVIDRKGVILADYGSFWRDHRRFALMTLRNFGLGKDSMEERIHGELRYTIDTLEKSIGKSFSPRLMFHNAASNIICQVLFGTRYEYDDEFIKVIVQCFTEIAKIANGPWAMLYDSLPIIHNLPLPFTKAFRNVETCQNLVKRLVTEHKNTRVPGEPRDFVDCYLDEMEKVCLCVHGCKNA
- the LOC123966529 gene encoding cytochrome P450 2F2-like isoform X2, whose amino-acid sequence is MFASVTLLCLCVVFIILQLKSRRPKNFPPGPTALPILGNILHLNLENPLKDFERLRKSYGDVYSLFIGSKPAVIINGVKAMKEALVTKATDFAGRPKDLFINDVIDRKGVILADYGSFWRDHRRFALMTLRNFGLGKDSMEERIHGELRYTIDTLEKSIGKSFSPRLMFHNAASNIICQVLFGTRYEYDDEFIKVIVQCFTEIAKIANGPWAMIKNLDQSGGLTDRPSDQHMLLQESHCMTVFPLFITCRCPSPRPLGMLRLVRIL